One region of Drosophila teissieri strain GT53w chromosome 2L, Prin_Dtei_1.1, whole genome shotgun sequence genomic DNA includes:
- the LOC122617037 gene encoding cell death protein 3 isoform X1 — protein MGWWSKKSETDRSQPSQALVVQDPRTRVRTTSAATETTNTAVQSSTITDSNKQTVTFLTTRQTVTHTQRALITETTTRRTPSQAELEALFAQMRMGGEGPLGFTTTTTSSLRSRPPSLNGVSFRSTQPFKATASSANKRSSTLVNTEQTTVTKKKGHTVTQHLETHRVDLKESRPKSNWPPFSSAANSSASTYVSPYAQNPSLAITYTSPYAKTPKTTTSNPSSSYVSSLSSNAKPSSSVSSISSFFKPTPKHVETPHTSTATPKPYVSLGLSEGTKPKVPAVAQSVDAQGTSSTSLGTSKSSLTKSKLKPARVYIFNHERFDSKNKFRKGSVQDVKVLRATFEQLKCKVEVITDATLATIKKTVRMLETKDFEDKSALVLVMLSHGTRHDRLAAKDDDYSLDDDVVFPILRNRTLKDKPKLLFVQACKGANEPGGFMTDAAQPNGSPNEILKCYSTYEGYVSYRTEDGTPFIQTLCEALNRSGKTSDIDTIMTSVRRVVKMQTKDGQIPSVTSTLTSKYVFGDYI, from the exons ATGGGTTGGTGGAGCAAGAAAAGCGAGACAGATCGCAGCCAGCCCAGCCAGGCACTAGTGGTGCAGGACCCGCGCACACGCGTCAGAACCACGAGTGCAGCCACGGAGACGACCAATACTGCCGTGCAGAGCTCGACTATAACGGACAGCAACAAGCAGACGGTTACCTTTCTCACCACCCGCCAGACGGTGACGCACACGCAGCGGGCGCTGATCACGGAAACGACAACGCGACGCACGCCCAGTCAGGCGGAGTTAGAGGCTCTCTTCGCCCAGATGAGAATGGGCGGCGAGGGACCCCTTGGCTTCACCACCACGACAACCAGCTCCTTGCGCTCCCGACCGCCCAGTTTGAACGGCGTCTCCTTTCGATCCACACAGCCCTTCAAGGCCACGGCAAGCAGTGCCAACAAACGATCAAGCACCTTGGTCAATACCGAGCAGACCACAgtgaccaaaaaaaaaggacacaCGGTCACCCAGCACCTGGAGACTCATCGAGTGGACCTGAAGGAAAGTCGCCCTAAGAGCAACTGGCCGCCATTTTCGTCCGCTGCAAACAGCTCGGCCTCCACTTACGTCTCACCTTATGCTCAGAATCCAAGCCTGGCCATAACTTACACATCTCCATACGCCAAGACCCCAAAAACCACTACCTCCAATCCTAGTTCCAGCTACGTTTCGAGTCTGTCCAGTAATGCCAAACCATCATCATCTGTTTCCTCCATTTCGAGCTTTTTTAAACCCACCCCTAAGCATGTTGAAACACCACACACCTCTACTGCAACTCCAAAACCCTACGTTAGTCTGGGATTATCAGAAGGCACCAAGCCAAAGGTCCCTGCCGTCGCACAATCCGTAGATGCCCAGGGCACGAGTTCAACGAGTTTGGGTACCTCGAAGTCTAGCCTGACCAAGAGCAAATTAAAGCCCGCCCGGGTGTATATCTTCAACCACGAGCGGTTTGATAGCAAGAACAAATTCCGAAAGGGCAGTGTCCAGGATGTGAAGGTCTTGCGCGCCACATTCGAGCAGCTGAAGTGCAAAGTGGAGGTCATTACAGACGCAACCCTGGCCACCATTAAAAAAACAGTGCGAATGT TGGAAACCAAGGACTTTGAGGACAAGAGCGCTCTCGTCCTCGTGATGCTCAGTCATGGGACGCGCCACGACCGACTTGCAGCAAAGGATGACGACTATTCCCTAGACGATGACGTGGTTTTTCCCATACTGCGCAATCGGACGCTTAAAGACAAGCCCAAGCTACTTTTCGTTCAGGCTTGCAAGGGCGCCAACGAACCAGGGGGCTTTATGACCGATGCCGCCCAACCCAATGGGTCTCCAAATGAGATCCTCAAGTGCTATAGCACGTACGAGGGATATGTATCTTACCGCACGGAGGACGGAACTCCTTTTATTCAGACACTGTGTGAGGCTCTCAATCGATCGGGGAAGACTTCGGACATCGACACCATAATGACGAGTGTGCGACGAGTGGTTAAAATGCAAACCAA aGACGGCCAAATTCCATCTGTTACTAGCACCCTTACCTCTAAGTACGTTTTTGGCGATTACATCTGA
- the LOC122617037 gene encoding putative protein TPRXL isoform X2, protein MGWWSKKSETDRSQPSQALVVQDPRTRVRTTSAATETTNTAVQSSTITDSNKQTVTFLTTRQTVTHTQRALITETTTRRTPSQAELEALFAQMRMGGEGPLGFTTTTTSSLRSRPPSLNGVSFRSTQPFKATASSANKRSSTLVNTEQTTVTKKKGHTVTQHLETHRVDLKESRPKSNWPPFSSAANSSASTYVSPYAQNPSLAITYTSPYAKTPKTTTSNPSSSYVSSLSSNAKPSSSVSSISSFFKPTPKHVETPHTSTATPKPYVSLGLSEGTKPKVPAVAQSVDAQGTSSTSLGTSKSSLTKSKLKPARVYIFNHERFDSKNKFRKGSVQDVKVLRATFEQLKCKVEVITDATLATIKKTVRM, encoded by the exons ATGGGTTGGTGGAGCAAGAAAAGCGAGACAGATCGCAGCCAGCCCAGCCAGGCACTAGTGGTGCAGGACCCGCGCACACGCGTCAGAACCACGAGTGCAGCCACGGAGACGACCAATACTGCCGTGCAGAGCTCGACTATAACGGACAGCAACAAGCAGACGGTTACCTTTCTCACCACCCGCCAGACGGTGACGCACACGCAGCGGGCGCTGATCACGGAAACGACAACGCGACGCACGCCCAGTCAGGCGGAGTTAGAGGCTCTCTTCGCCCAGATGAGAATGGGCGGCGAGGGACCCCTTGGCTTCACCACCACGACAACCAGCTCCTTGCGCTCCCGACCGCCCAGTTTGAACGGCGTCTCCTTTCGATCCACACAGCCCTTCAAGGCCACGGCAAGCAGTGCCAACAAACGATCAAGCACCTTGGTCAATACCGAGCAGACCACAgtgaccaaaaaaaaaggacacaCGGTCACCCAGCACCTGGAGACTCATCGAGTGGACCTGAAGGAAAGTCGCCCTAAGAGCAACTGGCCGCCATTTTCGTCCGCTGCAAACAGCTCGGCCTCCACTTACGTCTCACCTTATGCTCAGAATCCAAGCCTGGCCATAACTTACACATCTCCATACGCCAAGACCCCAAAAACCACTACCTCCAATCCTAGTTCCAGCTACGTTTCGAGTCTGTCCAGTAATGCCAAACCATCATCATCTGTTTCCTCCATTTCGAGCTTTTTTAAACCCACCCCTAAGCATGTTGAAACACCACACACCTCTACTGCAACTCCAAAACCCTACGTTAGTCTGGGATTATCAGAAGGCACCAAGCCAAAGGTCCCTGCCGTCGCACAATCCGTAGATGCCCAGGGCACGAGTTCAACGAGTTTGGGTACCTCGAAGTCTAGCCTGACCAAGAGCAAATTAAAGCCCGCCCGGGTGTATATCTTCAACCACGAGCGGTTTGATAGCAAGAACAAATTCCGAAAGGGCAGTGTCCAGGATGTGAAGGTCTTGCGCGCCACATTCGAGCAGCTGAAGTGCAAAGTGGAGGTCATTACAGACGCAACCCTGGCCACCATTAAAAAAACAGTGCGAATGT GA
- the LOC122616893 gene encoding sterol regulatory element-binding protein cleavage-activating protein isoform X3 — MQLMDAFRAPLYEVFKLLEIVRNHQSSENKRTLEHNCLHVENVKRGSHGQLDQIFPEYGCLLLSPANLWTQNSQNFTRDTNILNTIFQYHNLQKSKVSAAEMLFGLPMQDTGFKRYPLRARSRIIQYALTLVLKHNDMEYLNTLKAKLQRQYPPLPLDSASAEEPTTITYIFYPGEYRMWELVPYTVAFMLVFAYVYFSVRKIDVFRSRFLLALCSVITTVGSLAMSLGLCFFFGLTISLQSKDIFPYLVILVGLENSLVITKSVVSMDETFDVKIRVAQALSKEGWHISKTLLTEITILTIGLATFVPVIQEFCIFAIVGLLSDFMLQMLLFSTILAMNIKRTEYTAEAKHLPKMLLSCTQGTGRQDFRFFGAAPALPPFVPGTFQRSQSHPKLCFADVASVTDRTSLVNGHSSAEQRIPKRIKIVNFWARTRFFQRAFMIWMIVWICSIVYNSGYLEQLFSMQSNGTMTATLELQRRLQAGRGAVSSFFEGWQKDGQHATSAPSGSGFSSSIKAPLAIDINETAEEMLRLRYPSFDLNYFLSNFHWSTIMKQYNISLSGHYVTLLPTIRLSHAIAPELATLLRNPQEQLQQNFQWKALAAALDPLDFNDDDVHRESPMVMAEGLPLVPKSPMEIFFAILLCCISIFVLCYTMVVFYRCICTRNYAEWRSSWHESEAPYKQTEQILEGVPTQIAGHKHRIECLISDGASIISCCLKGQIRVWDARSGEQLTSISRSDIQISQQRPDGQTLVRKLTVSPVWCLDYFDNLIAVGCANGRVELWESPAGLLKCAYQEDAKRNQGINHIHLNGDRVIVARLNGRLDVYRLETYYKGKQIDWGFTSAYRRTHVRTGSTGSLGLIMQRCQQEASQKTTKEEMKITLEGVRLAHQQPITCMQVVNDMVFTGSQDHTLKVYCLNKSDVEYTLHGHCGPVTCLFVDRWQPGTGGSGSQDGLLCVWDLFTGACMYNIQAHDGAVSCLACAPSYVISLGTDERICVWERFQGNLLTTINISNAYSSLLMLTPSLLVTSKMGSLIVWDVRTGQPAREVKLDFANLQLCPKIMMLACDSVVCDYGNEIRVVRFPIVADKCH, encoded by the exons AAGTTTCCGCCGCGGAAATGCTGTTCGGTTTGCCTATGCAGGACACTGGATTTAAGCGCTACCCGCTGCGCGCTCGATCGCGGATCATACAGTATGCCTTGACATTGGTCCTTAAGCACAATGATATGGAGTACCTGAACACACTGAAGGCAAAGCTGCAGAGACAATACCCGCCACTCCCGTTGGATAGTGCGTCGGCGGAGGAGCCGACGACCATAACTTACATATTTTACCCGGGAGAGTACAGGATGTGGGAGCTGGTGCCCTACACAGTGGCCTTTATGTTGGTGTTTGCGTACGTCTACTTCTCTGTTCGTAAAATCGATGTGTTTCGATCCCGCTTTTTGCTGGCCCTATGTAGCGTAATCACCACAGTCGGAAGCTTGGCCATGTCCCTTGGcttgtgtttcttttttggcctGACAATATCGTTGCAGTCAAAGGACATATTTCCCTATCTTGTAATCCTTGTAGGATTGGAAAATAGTTTGGTGATCACGAAGAGCGTAGTCTCAATGGACGAGACATTCGACGTGAAGATCCGCGTGGCGCAGGCCCTTAGCAAGGAGGGTTGGCATATATCCAAGACTCTTCTGACGGAGATAACAATTTTGACAATTGGCCTTGCCACGTTCGTGCCCGTCATACAGGAGTTTTGTATCTTTGCCATAGTCGGCTTGCTTTCCGATTTTATGCTACAGATGCTGCTCTTTTCAACAATATTGGCCATGAACATAAAGCGGACCGAGTATACGGCGGAGGCCAAGCACCTTCCCAAGATGTTGCTGAGCTGCACCCAAGGGACTGGACGACaggattttcgattttttgggGCCGCCCCAGCATTGCCACCGTTTGTCCCTGGCACATTTCAACGTTCTCAGTCCCATCCAAAACTCTGTTTTGCTGATGTCGCATCTGTTACCGATCGAACAAGTTTGGTTAATGGACACTCATCGGCGGAGCAGCGAATACCTAAACGCATCAAGATTGTAAACTTCTGGGCGCGCACGCGCTTCTTTCAGCGTGCATTCATGATCTGGATGATTGTGTGGATCTGCTCTATTGTATATAATTCGGGATATCTGGAGCAGTTGTTTAGCATGCAGAGCAACGGTACAATGACGGCAACTCTTGAACTTCAACGGCGCCTACAGGCAGGTAGGGGAGCAGTCAGCAGTTTTTTCGAGGGATGGCAAAAGGACGGGCAGCATGCCACGAGCGCGCCGAGCGGCAGCGGCTTTTCTTCGTCCATAAAAGCTCCGCTAGCGATCGACATAAACGAGACGGCCGAGGAAATGTTGCGACTCCGATATCCAAGCTTCGACCTAAACTATTTCCTTTCAAACTTTCATTGGTCCACTATTATGAAACAGTACAACATCTCACTAAGTGGGCACTACGTTACCCTGCTGCCGACCATTCGCCTTAGTCATGCCATCGCTCCAGAGCTAGCCACTCTATTGCGAAAtccgcaggagcagctgcaacaaaatTTTCAATGGAAGGCCCTAGCGGCTGCACTTGATCCGCTGGACTTCAATGACGACGACGTGCATCGCGAGTCTCCGATGGTTATGGCAGAGGGGTTGCCTCTGGTACCCAAAAGCCctatggaaatattttttgccATCCTCTTGTGCTGCATTAGCATCTTCGTGCTTTGCTACACTATGGTGGTTTTTTATCGCTGCATCTGTACCAGGAACTACGCCGAGTGGCGTTCTAGTTGGCACGAATCCGAGGCGCCGTACAAGCAGACTGAACAAATCCTGGAGGGAGTTCCAACGCAAATCGCCGGACACAAGCATCGCATTGAATGTCTAATATCTGACGGCGCCAGCATCATAAGCTGCTGCCTTAAAGGTCAAATCCGAGTGTGGGATGCACGCAGTGGCGAGCAGCTAACAAGCATCTCCCGATCGGATATTCAGATCTCTCAGCAGCGACCGGATGGGCAGACGCTGGTACGAAAGCTAACCGTGTCTCCGGTGTGGTGTCTGGACTACTTCGACAATCTTATCGCAGTAGGCTGCGCCAACGGACGCGTAGAATTGTGGGAATCCCCTGCGGGATTGCTTAAGTGTGCATACCAAGAAGACGCGAAGAGAAACCAGGGTATAAACCACATTCACCTGAACGGCGATCGGGTGATTGTGGCGCGTCTTAACGGCCGACTAGATGTCTACCGCTTAGAGACGTACTACAAGGGGAAGCAAATCGACTGGGGTTTTACCTCGGCTTACAGGCGCA CTCATGTGCGAACTGGATCGACTGGAAGCCTGGGATTAATAATGCAACGCTGTCAGCAAGAAGCATCCCAGAAGACCACCAAGGAGGAAATGAAAATCACATTGGAGGGTGTAAGACTAGCGCATCAGCAGCCAATAACCTGCATGCAGGTCGTTAACGACATGGTTTTCACAGGCAGCCAGGATCACACCCTCAAG GTGTATTGTCTTAACAAGTCCGATGTTGAGTATACGCTCCATGGTCACTGTGGGCCCGTAACCTGTCTCTTTGTGGATCGCTGGCAACCGGGCACGGGGGGGTCTGGGTCCCAGGACGGTCTGCTCTGCGTATGGGATCTGTTCACGGGCGCCTGCATGTATAATATCCAAGCTCACGACGGTGCCGTCAGTTGTCTGGCCTGTGCACCCAGTTACGTAATCTCGCTAGGAACGGACGAGAGGATCTGCGTGTGGGAACGCTTTCAGGGAAACCTGTTAACTACCATCAACATCTCAAACGCGTACTCCAGTCTACTGATGTTAACACCGTCACTATTGGTTACGAGCAAAATGG GATCTCTTATTGTGTGGGATGTGCGCACTGGGCAGCCGGCTCGCGAGGTCAAACTGGACTTTGCAAACCTGCAGCTATGTCCCAAAATAATGATGCTTGCCTGTGACTCGGTAGTTTGCGACTACGGAAATGAGATCCGCGTTGTCCGTTTTCCCATTGTGGCTGACAAGTGCCACTAA